Proteins from one Halovivax limisalsi genomic window:
- a CDS encoding DUF7523 family protein, which produces MSLAAQTRAAVEDYPFLVDALRAGVCNYTALARFLDVDGEVDAVATALRRYAEDLPPLESTERDVRVTMQSGIEPVERQDETLLQVGETRLGAGAGDRTAIVASGEVDATGVATAIERCALADVEVRTAAFDAGSAAVFVVPRRDGANGLRVIESAFASVPTSGS; this is translated from the coding sequence ATGTCACTGGCAGCCCAGACCCGCGCCGCCGTCGAGGACTATCCGTTCCTCGTGGACGCCCTCCGAGCGGGCGTCTGTAACTACACGGCCCTGGCCCGGTTTCTCGACGTCGACGGCGAGGTCGACGCCGTCGCGACGGCGCTTCGTCGCTACGCCGAGGACCTGCCACCGCTGGAGTCGACCGAACGGGACGTTCGAGTCACGATGCAAAGCGGCATCGAACCGGTCGAGCGGCAGGACGAGACGCTCCTCCAGGTCGGCGAGACGCGACTCGGAGCCGGCGCCGGCGACCGAACGGCCATCGTCGCGAGCGGCGAGGTGGACGCGACGGGGGTTGCCACCGCGATCGAGCGGTGCGCCCTCGCCGACGTCGAGGTGCGTACCGCGGCGTTCGATGCCGGGTCTGCGGCCGTCTTCGTCGTCCCCCGGCGCGACGGCGCGAACGGCCTCCGGGTGATCGAATCGGCGTTCGCGTCGGTGCCGACGTCCGGGTCGTAG
- a CDS encoding HD domain-containing protein produces the protein MTVDSAADVRAVARTYFEDASPAHDWRHVRRVERLATRLAADRDDVDERVLELAVYLHDIGRSREADGRIEDHAAWGAREARDVLAAFPDETVEAVCHCIRSHRYSTDVEPETVEARLLSDADNLDAIGAVGIARAFTHGGEFGQPIHPDRSDSESDAAGTSLEHIESKLLSLRERMYTDAGRRVANERHAFVESYLDRLERELAGADSID, from the coding sequence ATGACCGTCGACTCGGCCGCGGACGTCCGGGCCGTCGCCCGCACGTACTTCGAAGACGCCTCGCCCGCACACGACTGGCGCCACGTCCGCCGGGTGGAGCGCCTCGCGACTCGCCTGGCCGCCGACCGCGACGACGTCGACGAGCGAGTGCTCGAACTCGCCGTCTATCTCCACGACATCGGGCGGTCGCGCGAAGCCGACGGGCGGATCGAGGACCACGCGGCCTGGGGCGCCCGCGAAGCGCGCGACGTCCTCGCCGCGTTTCCGGACGAGACGGTCGAGGCGGTCTGTCACTGCATCCGATCACACCGGTACTCGACCGACGTCGAACCGGAGACGGTCGAGGCGCGACTCCTCTCGGACGCCGACAACCTCGACGCGATCGGCGCCGTCGGCATCGCGCGAGCGTTCACCCACGGCGGCGAATTCGGCCAGCCGATCCACCCGGACCGGTCCGACAGCGAGTCGGACGCTGCGGGGACGTCCCTCGAACATATCGAATCGAAACTGCTCTCGCTTCGCGAACGGATGTACACCGACGCCGGCCGTCGGGTCGCGAACGAGCGCCACGCGTTCGTCGAATCCTACCTCGATCGCCTGGAACGCGAACTCGCCGGGGCGGATTCGATCGACTGA
- a CDS encoding 2,5-diamino-6-(ribosylamino)-4(3H)-pyrimidinone 5'-phosphate reductase, whose protein sequence is MHVTVNAAMSADGKLSTRERVQHAISGEADFDRVDRLRADADAVVVGVGTVLADDPSLTVKDADRRQARADAGREANPARVVADSTGRTPADAAVLDDDADTYLLVSEDAPADRRATLAAEGANLIVAGTERVDLLRAFAALEDAGLEEVLVEGGGELCFSLFDAGLVDDLSTFVGPTVIGGRDAPTLVDGAGFVESFPELSLDGVEELDDGVVIHWQVAR, encoded by the coding sequence ATGCACGTGACCGTCAACGCCGCGATGAGCGCGGACGGGAAGCTCTCCACCCGCGAACGCGTCCAGCACGCGATCAGCGGCGAGGCGGATTTCGACCGCGTCGACCGCCTCCGGGCCGACGCGGATGCCGTGGTCGTCGGCGTGGGCACCGTCCTCGCGGACGATCCGAGCCTCACCGTCAAAGACGCCGATCGCCGCCAGGCGCGAGCTGACGCCGGACGCGAAGCGAATCCCGCCCGCGTGGTCGCCGATTCGACCGGTCGAACGCCGGCCGACGCGGCCGTCCTCGACGACGACGCGGACACCTACCTTCTCGTGAGCGAGGACGCACCGGCGGATCGCCGCGCGACGCTCGCGGCCGAAGGAGCGAACCTGATCGTCGCGGGGACGGAGCGCGTCGACCTCCTCCGGGCGTTCGCCGCGCTCGAGGACGCGGGACTCGAGGAGGTGCTGGTCGAGGGCGGCGGCGAACTCTGCTTCTCGCTGTTCGACGCCGGGCTCGTCGACGACCTCTCGACGTTCGTCGGCCCCACCGTGATCGGCGGCCGCGACGCCCCCACGCTCGTCGACGGCGCTGGATTCGTCGAGTCGTTCCCGGAACTCTCGCTCGACGGCGTCGAGGAACTCGACGACGGCGTCGTCATTCACTGGCAGGTGGCACGATGA
- a CDS encoding peptidase M10A and M12B matrixin and adamalysin translates to MNRRQLVATIGAVGSAAVLGLAGRRGSETVRIRVFRSEQADRERGLFRSVRSLVESTMAYPFWDVAVYDGGVVSLSTERAARAVTSGEWPRLVGRGRATNVAVGAPWDVNLLVTTSRMDDPPTGYAISHVAAVGGATHLAGFEPDAETMALSPGAFSAHVLLHEIGHALGLRHEHGAHYRRGDESIATPMLSTYAWSDDHDVTRGRCRGREPRPTSRRTDQTAVPAEKRRLQFAFSDCARRTLAQYAYRSL, encoded by the coding sequence GTGAATCGCCGTCAGCTCGTCGCGACGATCGGCGCCGTCGGATCGGCAGCCGTCCTCGGGCTGGCCGGTCGACGCGGATCCGAGACGGTGCGCATCCGCGTGTTCCGCTCCGAACAGGCCGATCGCGAGCGGGGCCTGTTCCGGTCGGTTCGATCGCTCGTCGAATCGACGATGGCGTATCCGTTCTGGGACGTGGCGGTCTACGACGGCGGTGTGGTTTCGCTCTCGACCGAGCGCGCGGCGCGAGCGGTCACCAGCGGCGAGTGGCCGCGACTGGTCGGTCGCGGGCGAGCCACGAACGTTGCCGTCGGGGCACCGTGGGACGTGAACCTGCTTGTGACGACGAGCCGGATGGACGACCCGCCGACCGGCTACGCGATCTCCCACGTCGCCGCCGTCGGCGGCGCGACGCACCTCGCGGGCTTCGAACCCGACGCCGAGACGATGGCGCTCTCTCCGGGCGCGTTCAGCGCGCACGTCCTGCTCCACGAGATCGGCCACGCGCTCGGATTAAGACACGAACACGGAGCGCACTACCGACGGGGTGACGAATCGATCGCGACGCCGATGCTCTCGACGTACGCCTGGAGCGACGACCACGATGTCACTCGCGGTCGGTGTCGGGGACGCGAGCCGCGCCCGACGAGCAGGCGGACGGATCAGACGGCGGTTCCCGCCGAGAAGCGTCGCCTCCAGTTCGCGTTTAGCGACTGCGCCCGTCGTACGTTAGCACAGTACGCGTACAGATCCCTCTAA
- a CDS encoding winged helix-turn-helix transcriptional regulator has protein sequence MKLRQPTDFLILEALEAEGRNVATNLASHTGKSRKNINTRLPVLEDYGLVDKIGPAERSGLYEISQQGKAALLYQDQYDEVDDFEALIEGPEAATGEGAAQASFARGEDAEQDEE, from the coding sequence ATGAAACTCCGACAACCAACTGACTTCCTGATTCTGGAAGCGCTCGAAGCCGAAGGTCGCAACGTCGCTACGAATTTGGCCTCCCACACTGGGAAAAGTCGAAAGAACATCAACACCCGACTTCCCGTGCTGGAAGACTACGGACTGGTCGATAAGATCGGCCCGGCGGAACGGTCGGGACTGTACGAGATCTCTCAGCAGGGGAAAGCGGCCCTGCTCTATCAAGACCAGTACGACGAGGTCGACGACTTCGAAGCCCTCATCGAGGGCCCGGAGGCAGCTACGGGCGAGGGAGCGGCCCAGGCCAGTTTTGCACGCGGCGAGGATGCCGAGCAGGACGAGGAATAG
- the otsB gene encoding trehalose-phosphatase, with product MTDAIEDAATGSGPRAAETGDRSRSSAPRPVEAHDDALRRSLAEAAHVLCCLDFDGTLAPIVDRPDEARMLPANRRAIKALVDRPHVTVAVVSGRELGDLESRVTSSVILAGNHGLECSRPNEARTGGQRTVHPIARAARPRIQYCCGLLSRTLSGFPGVSVEYKELSGTVHYRNAPPGLEPVVDARVRAIVDRYGAGKLDVSAGKAIVEFTPSIDWDKGSLVELLQRDSPAGTVTLFVGDDTTDEDAFEVVEPDGYGILVGDPRPSAASLRLERPAAVARFVTRLDRTLVRPSGDLEPARSNRLERT from the coding sequence ATGACCGACGCGATCGAAGACGCCGCGACCGGTTCCGGTCCGCGCGCAGCCGAAACTGGCGATCGCTCGCGGTCGTCCGCGCCGCGTCCGGTCGAGGCTCACGACGATGCGCTCCGACGCAGTCTCGCCGAGGCGGCGCACGTCCTCTGTTGTCTGGACTTCGACGGAACCCTGGCGCCGATCGTCGATCGGCCGGACGAGGCCAGGATGCTGCCGGCGAATCGGCGAGCCATAAAGGCGCTCGTCGATCGCCCACACGTCACCGTCGCCGTCGTCAGCGGCCGCGAACTCGGCGACCTCGAATCCAGGGTGACGTCGTCCGTCATCCTCGCCGGCAACCACGGCCTCGAATGCTCTCGACCGAACGAAGCGAGGACCGGCGGGCAGCGGACGGTCCACCCGATCGCGCGGGCCGCCAGACCCCGGATTCAGTACTGTTGCGGCCTGCTCTCCCGGACGCTCTCCGGATTTCCCGGCGTCAGCGTCGAGTACAAGGAACTGTCCGGAACGGTCCACTACCGGAACGCGCCGCCGGGGCTCGAACCGGTCGTCGACGCACGCGTTCGGGCTATCGTCGACCGGTACGGCGCGGGCAAACTCGACGTCTCCGCCGGTAAAGCCATCGTCGAGTTCACCCCGTCGATCGATTGGGACAAAGGGAGCCTCGTCGAACTGCTCCAGCGCGACAGTCCGGCCGGGACGGTGACGCTCTTCGTCGGGGACGATACCACCGACGAAGACGCGTTCGAGGTGGTCGAACCCGACGGATACGGGATCCTGGTGGGAGACCCGCGCCCCTCGGCCGCCTCGCTCCGACTCGAGCGGCCGGCGGCCGTGGCGCGGTTCGTCACGCGGCTCGACCGGACGCTCGTCCGACCCTCCGGCGACCTCGAACCGGCGAGATCGAATCGCCTCGAACGCACGTGA
- a CDS encoding alpha,alpha-trehalose-phosphate synthase (UDP-forming) has protein sequence MRTPDQAASSDRTRRTDAERRRALDALESFDSVVLVSNREPYRHRYDEQGTVTVDRPTGGLTSALDPVLQRVGGTWIAWGDGDADEDVVDEADCVSVPPSDPAYTLRRLWLDEDTVDGYYEGFANRVLWPLCHGFPEHVESRPGDYRDYRDVNRRFATCATDHAEANSLVWLQDYHLALAPAYIEETAPPGTTVGLFWHVPWPKPDEFGACPGAVELLDGLLGTDLLGFHVASFVENFFECVERFEPDASVDRDAGVVTLDGDRTRVLATPLGIDADDHARTARSLDSAGRRTVEYEELDRTPSDQVTVPNSITERSDDGADRERLSAHLAIPECDALCLGVDRLDYSKGILARVEAIERLLEREPGWRDSLVFVQSASPSRTNIPAYSEYGDAVRSAVDRVNDRFASGTWRPIVYTEDYLPRSALIELYRRADALVVSSKRDGMNLVAKEYVAASVDDSGALCLSEFAGATEQLGDLAYTIDPTDIDGMAATIDAALRADPDERRHRMRRMRRRVHDRSVDWWMASQFEALRDAHDRTRRSSSTPATGEP, from the coding sequence ATGCGAACACCCGATCAGGCGGCGTCTTCGGATCGAACGAGACGAACGGACGCCGAGCGGCGGCGCGCACTCGACGCGCTCGAATCCTTCGACTCGGTCGTCCTCGTCTCGAACCGGGAACCGTATCGCCACCGGTACGACGAGCAGGGGACGGTGACGGTCGATCGGCCGACCGGGGGGCTGACGTCCGCGCTCGATCCGGTGCTCCAGCGCGTCGGCGGCACGTGGATCGCGTGGGGCGACGGCGACGCGGACGAGGACGTCGTCGACGAAGCGGACTGCGTAAGCGTACCGCCGTCCGACCCCGCCTACACGCTCCGTCGACTGTGGCTGGACGAAGACACCGTCGACGGCTACTACGAGGGCTTTGCCAACCGCGTCCTGTGGCCGCTCTGCCACGGGTTCCCCGAGCACGTCGAGTCCCGACCGGGCGATTATCGGGACTACCGCGACGTCAACCGTCGGTTCGCGACCTGCGCGACGGACCACGCGGAGGCGAATTCGCTCGTCTGGCTGCAGGATTATCACCTCGCGCTGGCGCCCGCGTACATCGAGGAGACCGCCCCGCCCGGAACCACGGTCGGACTGTTCTGGCACGTACCGTGGCCGAAACCCGACGAGTTCGGCGCCTGCCCGGGCGCGGTCGAACTCCTCGACGGGCTGCTCGGCACGGATCTGCTCGGCTTTCACGTCGCCTCGTTCGTCGAGAACTTTTTCGAGTGCGTCGAACGGTTCGAGCCCGACGCGAGCGTCGATCGCGACGCCGGGGTCGTGACGCTCGACGGCGACCGAACGCGGGTGCTCGCCACACCGCTCGGTATCGACGCCGACGACCACGCTCGCACGGCGCGATCGCTCGATTCGGCCGGCCGCCGGACGGTCGAGTACGAGGAGCTGGATCGCACCCCGTCGGACCAGGTGACGGTGCCGAACTCGATCACCGAACGTTCGGACGACGGCGCGGACCGCGAACGCCTCTCGGCCCACCTCGCAATTCCGGAGTGCGACGCGCTCTGTCTCGGCGTCGACCGGCTCGATTACTCCAAAGGGATACTGGCGCGCGTGGAGGCGATCGAACGACTGCTCGAACGCGAGCCCGGGTGGCGGGACTCGCTGGTCTTCGTCCAGTCTGCATCGCCGAGCCGGACGAACATCCCCGCCTACAGCGAGTACGGGGACGCGGTTCGGTCCGCCGTCGACCGGGTGAACGATCGATTCGCGAGCGGGACGTGGCGACCGATCGTCTACACGGAGGACTACCTGCCCCGCTCGGCGCTGATCGAACTCTACCGGCGCGCCGACGCGCTGGTCGTCTCCTCGAAGCGCGACGGAATGAACCTCGTCGCGAAGGAGTACGTCGCCGCCAGCGTCGACGATTCGGGCGCGCTCTGTCTGAGCGAATTCGCCGGGGCGACCGAGCAGCTCGGCGACCTCGCCTACACGATCGACCCGACGGATATCGACGGGATGGCCGCGACGATCGACGCGGCGCTGCGAGCCGACCCGGACGAACGTCGCCACCGAATGCGCCGGATGCGCCGGCGCGTTCACGATCGGAGCGTCGACTGGTGGATGGCGAGCCAGTTCGAAGCGCTCCGCGACGCGCACGATCGGACGCGACGCTCGTCGTCGACGCCAGCGACCGGCGAACCGTGA